ACGAAGCGGCGAgggagacgcggcggcgacggtgtggGCAGCCACGGAGGGCGAGCTGCGAAGCGGGCTTGCGGCGGGACTGGAGTGGCGAGAGGAGTGCAGGGGCGAAGGTGGAAGGAGGACGGAGCAAGGAGGTGGACGACGCCGCCATTTGCGAGAGACGGCGAGGTATCTACCGCTGCAGTTCACCAGTATTATGTGTGGCTGCTGAGGAACGAAGGGGCAATGGCCatgtcgccgacgccgagcagACGTGGACAAGGTTAGCTCTTGGCCAGTGGCCACAACCTGTCCACCTGCCACTTGGTCACTCTCACTGATTCTTTTTTCCATCTTTTgaacatttttaattttaaaattaaattcctttaaaacttatttttaaatataatctcATGATCTCGCATAATGTGGCCAAATAATACAGCCACGCCAGAGAGAATGGTGTGACATGATTATTTGACTGTATCAATAAGAATAATGTTGCAACGTTATTTGATCATGCCAACTACTTGTCACACGGAAGAGCTATAGATAGCTACAGTGGTATggattcaaatatataaataaattttaagatggtttagtttttaaattaaaaggtAAAATAGTTTTAGAAAGTAATAAAAATTCACTCTCATTCAAGGTTAACCAAGCCGGTAGATCACCATGCTCCATGCtactccttttattttatattatgagatatttatttatatatcaataaatatgttttatatgtcaATAGGTTTATAATCCAGGAcggccaaattttataatatgaactgAAGTGATAGGTATTTTCTCAGCATCTTCAATGTGGAATTTTacctttataatttttctatacctAAAGATGAACAAATTGTATGGGCCTTAAAACTCCTAAAACCAATTGTTAAGGATATGAAAAGATATGATTTTATACCTTATggtttctagtttattttttatattacataTCTATAAAATCCTAATAATTGTGTTGTTTAACTAAGCTTATAACGACCCCATAAGAAAATGCAACTACTAAATGCTCTCCACGAAACCTTGGTAGCCCTTTCCCTTAACTTTTTAAAGATGTATGAAAAATTCCCTTTTCTGTACTAATATGCAGTTATATCTTTGCTAGATGCACCCAGTAAAGCGTACCCAAAAAATTCTCAATTCATACACAGCCGTTTGATCGTCTTATCTGACGGATTGAAATGCTCCATCCATAGTTGTGTCTTGCAATGCTACCTAGGACACACCCACAAATAGCGCGTATACTCAATCCCGTCGATCGCGCCTTCAACTTTCCCTTGGTGGCTTCGTCCCTTGGTGGTTTCGTCATTCTCTCTTCCGCTGGTAATCTATCTTCAAATCAAAGGTTGGATCATCTGTGCCATGCCACAGGTTTCCCTCCAGGCTCCCCCCTCCATCGTGCCGCCTCCGACgacgcgcccccgcctccgctgcTGCCCCGGACGACACGCCGCCAACCCAGACGACgtgcccccgcctccgccgcctcccacgACCGACGCCGCCCTCCACCGCTCCACCCCGGACGACGCCCCCCTCCACCAACCTGGACGACGCCACCCTCCACCGCTCCCACGACCGACACCGTCCTCCACCGCACCACCCCGGACGatgcgcccccgcctccgccgtctccCACGATCGACGCCGCCCTCCACGATGTTGTATTCACAAATATGAATGCATGTGTGCATTTTTGGTGCGCTCTCTTCCTCATCTCCCTCGACGGCGGCTGTGGGCGAAGGAGAAGGCAAAATGGTACGGGGAATCCGCCGCGAGAGGCGATCGATGCGTTTCGCTGTGGCTGTCCTCGGGTAGATCTGACTCACTTGATCTGGCTGTGCTTTGGTTGGTGTTGCGCAGGGTAAGGGTACGGAGAGCTTCGGCAAGCGCCGGAACAAGACGCGCACGCCGCAGCTTCCACCTGCAGAAGAGCACCTGCTCCTCCTGCGGCTACCCGGCTGCCCGCATCCACAAGTGTAAGACAAAATCACCCGCATCCCCAATACCCACCCACTCCTGTCTATTGTGCTCCATTTGGTTTGTATTGTCTCCATTTCAGGTTTGGTAAATTTGATGACTACTCAGCTTAGCTTGGTTCATAGATGAATCTACGAAAGATCATAACATACTCAGTTAGCCTTTTTGTGATGTTAATTGTTGCCTTCAGATAGGCTGATTGTGCTATTTCTGTGCAAGGTCCTGCTTAGCTTTGATTTATCAACAAGCTTGGTATATTCACCATACAATTATAAATACCCTGAACAACAATTTTAACAACATATGTTGAGATTGCAACACATTTTTATAatgattacttgattagcatgTGAAATATATGAGATGTAGAACTGCCCTGATAGCATTTTCCTCGAACTACTTTGTTGTGCTGCACTGTAATTTGTACCTAAATGGTGTTTCTATATCTACTTTTGTCTGAGTGAGTATATGTTATATCTACTTTTGTCTGTTAATACTTTTGGCAGATGCTTTCTGACTTTGAAAGGAAACATGTGTTGTGATGTTTGCTCCCTGATTCTTGTTTGTTTCAGTCTAATAACTCACGTTCAGATCTTTTGGCCAATTTGTTTGTGTTCAAATACAAAGTGTGGCTAGGTTGATTATCATAGTTGCTTTAGACTTGGGATCTgctagaggag
This is a stretch of genomic DNA from Oryza brachyantha chromosome 1, ObraRS2, whole genome shotgun sequence. It encodes these proteins:
- the LOC107304831 gene encoding uncharacterized protein LOC107304831 codes for the protein MHVCIFGALSSSSPSTAAVGEGEGKMGKGTESFGKRRNKTRTPQLPPAEEHLLLLRLPGCPHPQVAIAESQILDLLEHPFLPTLDASFQDCEWLLSLSYGLLYVYLLSALLDDAQEHRGDIIF